A single region of the Streptomyces sp. AM 4-1-1 genome encodes:
- a CDS encoding ABC transporter ATP-binding protein: MITFDQVGVEYDDGAGPVLREVDLTVDEGELCLVVGHTGVGKSTLLGAVNGLVPHFTGGTLYGRVTVDGRDTAHHPPRELADVVGVVGQDPLDGFVTDTVEEELAYAMEQLAVPAAVMRKRVEETLDLLGLADLRHRALYELSGGQQQRVAIGSVLTAHPRVLVLDEPTSALDPTAAEEVLAAVTRLVHDLGVTVLLAEHRLERVVQYADRVLHLPGDGRVVSGTPSEIFRTSSIAPPIVELGRSAGWSPLPLSVRDARRAAVTLRGDLADTPPPPVRPTAVRPTTAGVADAAPLLTARGVTVAYHGVPAVREVDLDLRGGEITALMGRNGSGKSSLLWALQGSGPRRSGTVRVGPDTGAKRPDPKALPAAEARRLVGLVPQTPTDLLYLESVEQELDQADVESSGARGGVRARSVLDRLAPGIDGGTHPRDLSEGQKLALVLAIQLTAAPRVLLLDEPTRGLDYRAKTQLISIVDALASEGRSVVISTHDVEFVARAADRVVVMAEGDIVADGPTAEVIVASPVFAPQVAKILAPLPYLTADQVTSVLTRDEAGS, from the coding sequence GTGATCACTTTCGACCAGGTCGGCGTGGAGTACGACGACGGCGCCGGGCCGGTGCTGCGCGAGGTGGACCTGACGGTCGACGAGGGTGAACTCTGCCTCGTCGTCGGTCATACCGGGGTCGGCAAGTCGACCCTGCTCGGGGCCGTCAACGGTCTCGTACCGCATTTCACCGGCGGCACCCTGTACGGCAGGGTCACCGTCGACGGCAGGGACACCGCGCACCACCCGCCGCGTGAACTCGCCGATGTGGTCGGCGTGGTGGGACAGGACCCGCTCGACGGCTTCGTCACCGACACCGTGGAGGAGGAACTTGCCTACGCCATGGAGCAGTTGGCCGTCCCCGCCGCCGTGATGCGCAAACGCGTCGAGGAGACCCTCGATCTGCTCGGCCTGGCCGATCTGCGCCACCGGGCCCTGTACGAGTTGTCCGGCGGCCAGCAACAGCGCGTCGCGATCGGTTCCGTCCTCACCGCGCATCCCCGTGTGCTGGTGCTCGACGAGCCCACCTCCGCGCTCGACCCGACGGCGGCCGAGGAGGTCCTGGCCGCCGTCACCCGTCTCGTGCACGACCTCGGGGTCACCGTGCTCCTCGCCGAACACCGCCTGGAGCGGGTCGTGCAGTACGCCGACCGGGTCCTCCATCTCCCGGGCGACGGCCGGGTGGTGTCCGGCACACCGTCCGAGATCTTCCGTACGTCGTCGATCGCGCCGCCCATCGTGGAGCTGGGCAGAAGCGCCGGCTGGTCGCCCCTCCCGCTCTCCGTCCGCGACGCCCGGCGGGCCGCGGTCACGCTGCGCGGCGACCTGGCCGACACCCCGCCGCCACCCGTCCGTCCCACCGCCGTCCGTCCCACCACCGCCGGCGTCGCTGACGCGGCACCGCTGCTGACGGCACGCGGCGTCACGGTGGCGTACCACGGCGTCCCGGCCGTGCGCGAGGTCGATCTCGATCTGCGCGGCGGCGAGATCACCGCCCTCATGGGCCGCAACGGCTCGGGCAAGTCCTCCTTGCTGTGGGCACTCCAGGGGTCGGGGCCCCGTAGATCCGGCACCGTGCGGGTCGGTCCGGACACCGGGGCGAAGAGGCCCGATCCGAAGGCCCTGCCGGCCGCGGAGGCCCGGCGGCTGGTCGGCCTCGTACCGCAGACCCCGACCGATCTGCTCTATCTCGAAAGCGTCGAGCAGGAACTGGACCAGGCCGACGTCGAGTCGTCGGGCGCGCGCGGCGGGGTCCGCGCACGCTCCGTCCTCGACCGGCTGGCTCCCGGTATCGACGGCGGCACGCATCCGCGCGATCTGTCCGAGGGCCAGAAGCTGGCCCTGGTGCTCGCCATCCAACTGACCGCCGCCCCACGGGTCCTGTTGCTCGACGAGCCCACCCGGGGGCTCGACTACCGGGCGAAGACCCAGCTCATCTCCATCGTCGACGCCCTGGCGTCCGAGGGCCGGTCGGTGGTGATCTCCACCCATGACGTCGAGTTCGTGGCCCGGGCGGCCGACCGGGTGGTCGTCATGGCCGAGGGCGACATCGTCGCCGACGGACCGACGGCCGAAGTCATCGT